From the genome of Thermoflexus hugenholtzii, one region includes:
- a CDS encoding glycosyltransferase, with protein sequence MARILWVMGWFPLPPDKGVRIRLSQLLDTLAAHHRLTLVVLADPEAEVERYREDLAARCEALFVFRRPEFRPTRWRAIRGFFSPTPRWLVDVEQPEVHARVRQLCQERTFDLILASQLPSAMYVRSLEGVPKILDEVESGLFLDQVRMASDPIRRARRAMMWWKYARFMRGLLAAFDACTVVSEEEAQILRRIAPGARVAVIPNGIDLGRYAGVKETPEPDTLIFTGAPTYWANRDALEFFAEAIWPEIRRRRPGARFFITGRTPEGVALPRPPGWIYTGYVEDVRPWVARAWALAVPLRFGGGTRVKILEAMALGTPVVSTRKGAEGLDLPHPEALLVADTPDGFVREVLALLEDPERRARQSRLVREAVRAYDWRSLGDRYLQLVEDVIGERAGLVARH encoded by the coding sequence ATGGCCCGCATCCTCTGGGTGATGGGCTGGTTCCCCCTGCCGCCGGATAAGGGGGTGCGGATCCGGCTGTCGCAGCTGCTCGACACGCTGGCGGCGCATCACCGATTGACCCTGGTGGTGCTGGCCGATCCCGAAGCGGAGGTGGAGCGCTATCGGGAGGATCTGGCGGCCCGCTGTGAGGCCCTCTTCGTCTTCCGCCGCCCCGAGTTCCGGCCGACCCGATGGCGGGCGATCCGCGGCTTCTTCTCTCCCACCCCCCGCTGGCTGGTGGATGTGGAGCAGCCCGAGGTCCACGCCCGGGTGCGCCAGCTCTGTCAGGAGCGGACCTTCGATCTGATCCTGGCCTCCCAGCTGCCTTCGGCCATGTATGTCCGCTCGCTGGAAGGCGTCCCCAAGATCCTCGATGAGGTGGAGAGCGGGCTCTTCCTGGATCAGGTGCGCATGGCCTCGGATCCGATTCGGCGGGCACGGCGGGCGATGATGTGGTGGAAGTATGCGCGCTTCATGCGAGGCCTGCTCGCCGCTTTCGATGCCTGCACCGTGGTTTCCGAGGAGGAGGCGCAGATCCTGCGGCGGATCGCCCCGGGGGCGCGGGTGGCCGTGATCCCCAACGGGATCGATCTGGGGCGCTACGCGGGGGTGAAGGAGACCCCGGAGCCGGATACGCTGATCTTCACCGGGGCGCCGACCTACTGGGCGAACCGGGATGCCCTGGAGTTCTTCGCGGAGGCGATATGGCCGGAGATCCGCCGGCGACGCCCGGGCGCGCGTTTCTTCATCACCGGCCGGACCCCGGAGGGGGTGGCCCTTCCCCGACCGCCCGGATGGATCTACACCGGCTACGTAGAGGACGTGCGGCCCTGGGTGGCGCGGGCCTGGGCGCTGGCCGTGCCGCTACGGTTCGGCGGGGGGACGCGCGTGAAGATCCTGGAGGCGATGGCCCTGGGGACGCCGGTGGTTTCCACCCGGAAAGGGGCCGAGGGCCTCGATCTCCCACATCCGGAAGCCCTCCTCGTCGCAGACACGCCGGACGGATTCGTCCGGGAGGTCCTGGCCTTGCTGGAGGATCCGGAGCGGCGGGCCCGACAGAGCCGCCTGGTTCGGGAGGCTGTCCGCGCCTATGACTGGCGGTCCCTCGGGGATCGTTACCTGCAACTGGTGGAGGACGTGATCGGTGAGCGGGCTGGCCTTGTTGCGCGTCATTGA
- a CDS encoding glycosyltransferase family 39 protein translates to MSSTATAVGRALQRWGAAALRGIGRPEGWLILLAVASRWPLRGRWLYHWDSVNFALALDRFDVARGQPHVPGYPLYVGLGWISRRIFGDPQTALVALSVAGTAMAAVLLYRLGEEWIGRGAGKWAALFWLSSPLVWFYGEIALPHALDAGFVLLVVWLAGRCARGERWHLPLAVALAASSGLRPQNLLFLGPIFLWGLQSQRWRARAEALISLGGLTLLWLIPLLALSGGPGRYLEISRAYNAHFWSSTLVFGPAGLSALQRNLGKLAAYTAYGVAGAGLPLIGGLPALLTLFRRLPQRWLAAVGWGLWVAPALMFYTFIHMGQQGLVLVFLPALLLLAAALAARDGRRGWRLGLAGLALNVVLFLAAPERPLGPEGIRLLNFSTLRRHDATMAGRFALLRAEFPPDRTLIVASQWRFFDFYAPEYPVLPFGLEDPAERPREERVWVRLESEGTGFIVLFEPELTRWVLPGSRPWRWWAYDGVELPGWAWTPGDRWVYGPGGFGLFRGP, encoded by the coding sequence ATGAGCTCCACGGCGACCGCGGTGGGGAGAGCGCTTCAGCGGTGGGGGGCGGCAGCCCTCCGGGGAATCGGACGGCCGGAGGGATGGCTGATCCTCCTGGCTGTGGCCAGCCGGTGGCCGCTGCGGGGCCGCTGGCTGTATCACTGGGATTCGGTCAACTTCGCCCTCGCTCTGGACCGCTTCGACGTGGCCCGGGGACAACCGCATGTCCCCGGCTATCCCCTGTATGTGGGCTTGGGGTGGATCAGCCGCCGGATCTTCGGAGATCCCCAGACGGCTCTGGTCGCCCTCAGCGTCGCGGGCACCGCCATGGCCGCGGTCCTGCTCTATCGGCTGGGGGAGGAGTGGATCGGGCGTGGGGCCGGGAAATGGGCCGCCCTCTTCTGGCTGAGCAGCCCGCTGGTCTGGTTCTATGGGGAGATCGCGCTCCCCCACGCCCTGGACGCCGGATTCGTGCTGCTGGTGGTGTGGCTGGCGGGGCGGTGCGCCCGAGGGGAGCGGTGGCATCTCCCCCTCGCCGTGGCCCTGGCTGCCTCCTCGGGGCTTCGACCGCAGAACCTGCTTTTCCTCGGCCCGATCTTCCTCTGGGGGCTCCAGAGCCAGCGATGGCGGGCGCGGGCGGAGGCGCTGATCAGCCTGGGCGGGTTGACCTTGCTGTGGCTGATCCCTCTGCTGGCGCTCAGCGGAGGGCCCGGGCGTTACCTGGAGATCTCGCGGGCATACAATGCCCACTTCTGGTCCTCCACGCTGGTCTTCGGGCCCGCAGGCCTTTCCGCGCTCCAGCGGAACCTGGGCAAGCTGGCCGCTTACACCGCCTATGGGGTTGCCGGAGCCGGTTTGCCCCTGATCGGGGGGCTTCCTGCCCTTCTCACACTGTTCCGGCGGCTCCCCCAACGATGGCTGGCTGCAGTGGGATGGGGGCTCTGGGTGGCGCCTGCCCTGATGTTCTACACGTTCATCCACATGGGGCAACAGGGATTGGTGCTGGTGTTCCTCCCCGCATTGCTTCTCCTGGCCGCGGCCCTCGCTGCGCGGGACGGGCGGAGGGGGTGGAGGCTCGGCCTCGCCGGCCTGGCCCTCAATGTCGTCCTGTTCCTGGCCGCCCCCGAGCGCCCCCTGGGCCCGGAGGGGATCCGATTGCTCAATTTCTCGACGCTGCGCCGCCATGATGCGACCATGGCGGGCCGGTTCGCCCTCCTGCGCGCGGAGTTCCCACCGGACCGAACCCTGATCGTGGCCTCTCAGTGGCGGTTCTTCGACTTCTATGCGCCGGAATATCCGGTGCTCCCCTTCGGGCTGGAGGATCCGGCCGAGCGCCCCCGGGAGGAGCGCGTCTGGGTGCGGTTGGAATCCGAGGGGACAGGGTTCATCGTCCTCTTCGAGCCGGAGCTGACGCGCTGGGTCCTTCCGGGATCCCGGCCCTGGCGGTGGTGGGCATATGACGGCGTGGAGCTGCCGGGCTGGGCGTGGACCCCGGGGGACCGCTGGGTCTACGGACCCGGGGGGTTCGGGCTGTTCCGGGGACCCTGA
- a CDS encoding glycosyltransferase family 2 protein, protein MRPTVSVILATYNTRDLLARCLEALPAALEGVDYEVWVVDNGSQDGTAEWLRAAHPEVRLIRNPDNRGFAAANNQAMAQARGRYFLLLNTDTIPLPGSLTALVDYLERHPEVGMAGGSLLNPDGSPQGCAADFPTLWTELLLLTGPLGRRLLGPSFPFHPPVESPMPVDWVSGACLLVRREVVEAIGGLDEGYFMYSEEVDWCWRARRAGWAVVVIPQARVIHLGSATARRMDGWRRRWLYASKARFLRRAYGPIPAACYETAVWLTTLLKWLGMKLMGRPGPAEAYGAVIFPEGGLRWARAFLTPTGGFLALLLFLSAIYTFPRWADWNQNSRLDLVLALVEQGTFRIDAFVENTGDYALVDGHYYSDKAPGLAFAAVPLYALLHRALVHPLAEPLARYLEGSPAFRATLNPAGTGVSPWKVRFAIALVILSALVVALPSATIALWLHGLLRQRWGTHPATWIVPLAYGLGTPAFAYANLFVAHQFVAALLMAAFAMAWGIRRGLLGDGGRILLGFLLAYAGISEYPVILIAAGIAAYSIGEWGGSPRCLARQVLMLALGGLPPALLAAWHNAVVFGSPFQLGYAYSALWQDVHRQGFFSLRGPSLEALWGITFSPYRGLFFRSPFLLLGLPGIWRMIRDPGWRAEGWLAAWAVLSFIAFNASSVMWDGGYAVGPRYLLPMVPFLALGVGWIAPSWMRSRVGGGLFLLSVLWSIGMVMLESLAGQQFPQYQRFPLVDYVWPRWREGDLARNWGVLLGLRGLSSLIPLVLVWGFGLWRLIRPAGPALQTMAPGIPGGSQ, encoded by the coding sequence ATGAGGCCGACGGTCTCCGTGATCCTGGCCACCTATAACACGCGGGATCTCCTGGCCCGTTGCCTGGAGGCCCTCCCGGCGGCGCTGGAGGGGGTGGACTACGAGGTATGGGTGGTGGACAACGGCTCCCAGGATGGCACGGCGGAGTGGCTGCGGGCCGCGCACCCGGAGGTCCGGCTGATCCGCAACCCGGACAACCGGGGGTTCGCGGCCGCGAACAACCAGGCCATGGCGCAGGCCCGGGGACGTTATTTCCTGCTGCTGAACACGGACACCATCCCCCTCCCGGGTTCCCTCACGGCCCTGGTGGATTACCTGGAAAGGCATCCCGAGGTCGGAATGGCGGGGGGGAGCCTCCTGAACCCGGACGGCAGCCCTCAGGGGTGCGCCGCGGATTTCCCCACCCTGTGGACCGAGCTGCTCCTGCTGACGGGCCCTCTGGGGCGCCGGCTCCTCGGTCCTTCGTTCCCCTTCCATCCTCCGGTGGAATCCCCGATGCCGGTGGATTGGGTTTCCGGGGCGTGTCTCCTGGTCCGCCGGGAGGTCGTGGAGGCCATCGGGGGTCTCGATGAGGGCTATTTCATGTATTCCGAGGAGGTGGACTGGTGCTGGCGGGCCCGACGGGCGGGATGGGCGGTCGTGGTCATCCCTCAGGCCCGGGTGATCCATCTGGGGAGCGCCACGGCGCGGCGGATGGACGGCTGGCGTCGGCGCTGGCTGTATGCCAGCAAGGCCCGCTTCCTCCGCCGGGCATATGGGCCGATCCCGGCGGCCTGCTATGAGACCGCAGTGTGGCTCACCACGCTCCTCAAATGGCTGGGGATGAAGTTGATGGGGCGTCCGGGGCCGGCCGAGGCCTATGGAGCGGTGATCTTCCCCGAAGGAGGGCTACGCTGGGCCCGGGCCTTCCTCACCCCCACCGGCGGGTTTCTCGCCCTCCTCCTCTTCCTCAGCGCGATCTACACGTTCCCCCGGTGGGCGGACTGGAACCAGAACTCCCGTCTGGATCTGGTGCTGGCCCTGGTGGAGCAGGGGACGTTCCGCATCGATGCGTTCGTGGAGAACACCGGGGATTACGCCCTCGTGGACGGGCACTATTACAGCGACAAGGCGCCGGGCCTGGCCTTCGCGGCCGTCCCGCTTTACGCGCTCCTGCACCGCGCGCTGGTCCACCCCCTGGCCGAACCCCTCGCCCGGTATCTGGAGGGATCCCCGGCTTTCCGGGCCACGCTGAACCCGGCCGGCACCGGGGTTTCCCCCTGGAAGGTCCGGTTCGCCATCGCCCTGGTGATCCTGAGCGCGCTGGTGGTGGCGCTGCCCTCGGCGACGATCGCCCTCTGGCTTCATGGGCTGCTGCGCCAGCGATGGGGGACGCATCCGGCCACATGGATCGTCCCCCTGGCTTACGGTCTGGGCACGCCGGCCTTCGCATACGCCAACCTCTTCGTGGCCCACCAGTTCGTGGCCGCGCTGCTGATGGCCGCCTTCGCCATGGCCTGGGGAATCCGGAGGGGCTTGCTCGGGGATGGCGGGCGGATCCTCCTGGGCTTCCTGCTGGCCTACGCCGGGATCTCGGAGTATCCGGTCATCCTCATCGCCGCAGGGATCGCAGCGTATAGCATCGGGGAATGGGGAGGGTCACCTCGCTGTCTTGCACGTCAGGTGCTGATGCTGGCTTTAGGGGGGCTCCCGCCGGCCCTCCTCGCCGCCTGGCATAACGCCGTGGTGTTCGGATCCCCCTTCCAGCTCGGCTACGCTTACTCTGCTCTCTGGCAGGATGTCCACCGACAGGGGTTTTTCAGCCTGCGCGGGCCTTCCCTGGAGGCGCTGTGGGGGATTACCTTCAGCCCGTATCGGGGGCTGTTCTTCCGCTCCCCCTTTCTGCTCCTGGGCCTCCCCGGGATATGGCGGATGATCCGGGATCCGGGATGGCGGGCGGAGGGATGGCTGGCGGCGTGGGCGGTCCTCAGTTTCATCGCCTTTAACGCTTCCTCGGTGATGTGGGACGGAGGCTATGCGGTGGGGCCTCGGTATCTGCTCCCGATGGTGCCGTTCCTGGCCCTGGGGGTGGGCTGGATCGCGCCGTCCTGGATGCGGAGCCGCGTCGGTGGCGGGCTGTTCCTGCTCTCCGTGCTCTGGAGCATTGGGATGGTGATGCTGGAGAGCCTGGCCGGCCAGCAGTTCCCCCAGTATCAGCGGTTCCCGCTGGTGGACTACGTCTGGCCCCGCTGGCGGGAGGGGGACCTGGCGCGGAACTGGGGGGTGTTGCTCGGCCTGCGGGGCCTCTCCAGCCTGATCCCGCTGGTTCTCGTCTGGGGGTTCGGCCTCTGGCGGCTGATCCGCCCCGCCGGGCCCGCGCTTCAGACGATGGCGCCAGGGATCCCGGGAGGCTCCCAATGA
- a CDS encoding glycosyltransferase family 2 protein has protein sequence MGGILVAVLTYNRLHDTLACLESVRRLEGPVEAIVALDNGSTDGTPEAIRRAFPEVEVWELGGNLGYAAGNNLALRVAQQQGMEGVFLLNNDTLVDPMCLVAMRETARVAPRVGAVGPLVWAWPPSQGIWALGGEIHWRRAYTTHREARRAEPSRWEPHPVDFVPGCGILLLREALEAVGGFDERYFMYWEETDWCQRARRAGFSIWVDPRAQMWHKAPMDPEDLSPGALYYMTRNRMLFFREHTRGVRRWLALAHAFHGAIRLARRYERRDQPERAQAIWEGLHDFLHGRWGPREVEAPVGRMGKEVAWPASSG, from the coding sequence GTGGGAGGCATCCTCGTTGCCGTCCTGACCTATAACCGCCTGCATGACACCCTGGCCTGTCTGGAATCCGTGCGGCGGCTGGAGGGCCCGGTGGAGGCCATCGTGGCCCTGGACAACGGCTCGACGGATGGGACGCCGGAGGCCATCCGCCGGGCGTTCCCTGAGGTCGAGGTATGGGAGCTGGGCGGCAACCTGGGCTATGCGGCCGGGAACAACCTGGCCCTCCGCGTTGCGCAACAGCAGGGGATGGAAGGCGTGTTCCTGCTGAACAACGACACGCTGGTGGACCCCATGTGCCTGGTGGCGATGCGAGAGACCGCGCGCGTGGCGCCCCGGGTGGGAGCGGTGGGACCTCTGGTGTGGGCGTGGCCGCCCTCTCAGGGGATCTGGGCCCTGGGTGGGGAGATCCACTGGCGGCGGGCTTACACCACGCACCGGGAGGCCAGGCGCGCGGAACCTTCGCGGTGGGAGCCCCATCCGGTCGATTTCGTCCCCGGATGTGGGATCCTGTTGCTCCGGGAGGCCCTGGAGGCGGTAGGTGGCTTCGACGAGCGCTACTTTATGTATTGGGAGGAGACGGACTGGTGTCAACGGGCCCGGCGCGCAGGCTTCTCGATCTGGGTGGATCCCCGGGCGCAGATGTGGCACAAGGCCCCGATGGACCCCGAGGACCTCTCCCCGGGCGCGCTCTATTACATGACCCGCAATCGCATGCTCTTCTTTCGGGAGCACACCCGGGGCGTGCGGCGCTGGCTGGCCCTCGCCCACGCCTTCCACGGTGCGATCCGGCTGGCGCGGCGCTACGAGCGAAGGGATCAACCGGAGCGGGCGCAGGCGATCTGGGAGGGGTTGCATGATTTCCTCCATGGGCGGTGGGGGCCCCGGGAGGTCGAGGCTCCGGTGGGGCGGATGGGAAAGGAGGTTGCATGGCCCGCATCCTCTGGGTGA
- a CDS encoding glycosyltransferase family 4 protein — translation MFIVLAAPHYPPRNIGGVEFFVQALARGLHRQGHRVEVVSVERIEHGPFPRVTAQVDREEGFPVYRLTVRWRRGPAGLRDRYDNPAMELWFRAYFHSRSPDLFHLNSGYLLTVAPLRAAAQAGIPTVVSLHDFWFLCAHHTLLRPSGQVCPGPEDPAGCAYCWLSQGRRYRWMEKALAALGVERPHRKAGRLLRPWPFFRPWAQEMAARLRATMSALNQATAIHSPSRFLVQTYRTFGMRAERVSVLPNFVPPDLSSDIPRRERGGPREVHVVYIGQIAPHKGIHVLIEGFRRAKARLSASGAPMLRLTIYGNPQAFPAYSRLLEQRIAGDPAIRLAGVLPRERLREALAEADWLTLPSCWLEVAPFIVIEALAAGVPVLASAVGGIPEVVHHGVNGWLVPPGDPEAIAQALIRSVREPEWLAQLRAHAGPVFSFEQAMSAWISLYAEIAGRARTPETLQEAVLHESA, via the coding sequence ATGTTCATCGTCCTGGCCGCGCCGCACTATCCTCCGCGCAACATCGGCGGGGTGGAGTTCTTCGTCCAGGCCCTCGCCCGCGGGCTCCACCGACAGGGGCACCGGGTGGAGGTGGTCAGCGTGGAGCGCATCGAGCACGGCCCTTTCCCCCGGGTCACCGCCCAGGTGGATCGGGAGGAGGGGTTCCCGGTGTATCGCCTGACGGTGCGCTGGCGGAGGGGCCCGGCGGGCCTGCGGGATCGTTACGACAACCCGGCGATGGAGCTGTGGTTCCGGGCGTATTTCCATAGCCGCAGCCCGGATCTCTTCCACCTGAACAGCGGCTATCTGCTGACGGTTGCGCCGTTGCGGGCGGCGGCCCAGGCAGGGATTCCCACCGTGGTCTCATTGCACGATTTCTGGTTCCTTTGCGCCCATCACACCCTGTTGCGGCCCAGCGGGCAGGTCTGCCCCGGGCCGGAGGACCCGGCCGGTTGCGCCTACTGCTGGCTCAGTCAGGGCCGGCGCTACCGGTGGATGGAAAAGGCCCTGGCCGCGCTGGGCGTGGAGCGCCCCCATCGGAAGGCCGGGCGCCTTCTGCGCCCCTGGCCGTTCTTCCGTCCATGGGCCCAGGAGATGGCGGCGCGCCTGCGCGCCACGATGTCTGCGCTGAATCAGGCGACCGCCATCCACAGCCCCTCCCGGTTTCTGGTTCAGACCTATCGGACCTTTGGGATGCGCGCGGAGAGGGTCTCCGTCCTCCCGAATTTCGTCCCCCCTGATCTGAGCTCGGATATCCCGCGCCGGGAGCGGGGAGGCCCGCGTGAAGTGCACGTGGTGTATATTGGTCAGATCGCCCCTCACAAGGGGATCCACGTTCTGATCGAAGGGTTTCGGCGGGCGAAAGCCCGGCTGAGCGCATCGGGCGCTCCCATGTTGCGGCTGACGATCTATGGGAACCCTCAGGCGTTCCCTGCGTATTCGAGGCTCCTGGAGCAGCGGATCGCCGGGGACCCGGCCATCCGGCTGGCAGGGGTCCTCCCTCGAGAGCGGCTCCGGGAGGCCCTTGCAGAGGCGGACTGGTTAACTCTTCCGTCCTGCTGGCTTGAGGTAGCGCCTTTTATCGTGATAGAGGCCCTGGCCGCTGGGGTCCCTGTGCTGGCCAGCGCGGTGGGGGGCATCCCCGAAGTGGTCCATCACGGGGTCAACGGATGGCTGGTCCCTCCCGGCGATCCGGAGGCGATCGCGCAGGCGCTGATCCGATCCGTCCGGGAACCGGAGTGGCTGGCGCAGCTGCGCGCGCACGCAGGCCCGGTTTTCTCCTTCGAGCAAGCGATGTCCGCCTGGATCTCGCTGTATGCGGAGATCGCGGGGAGGGCCCGGACGCCTGAGACGCTCCAGGAAGCCGTCCTCCATGAATCCGCTTGA
- a CDS encoding O-antigen ligase: MSGLALLRVIEHPLRRLQSIPPAGWGMGLGLLLAPLMGALVLTARGRWLALGGLSLLAFPALLFLSRYSVELIVFASLFIPFTLSTGSQSPLVASLLLTGLFGGIWLLRLAFERERERWPKTAATAPVLGFMIVSLISFFWGEIWRDPMIPSWFLFRARLGGLGVMWLSPLAFWLAAAHLRHPRQVDRLVGMFLIAGVLGAIQIVAGRPLFPFLNTGGLFPLWLFSFGAALLLFRPMPWGLRIGLGLLLGIWGWYVLVPGISWISGWLPPIAALLVVAWLRSRKLFALLVALLLILGLLYWEPLRFWVFDYNYETSGSTRLQAWARNWQVTREHLLFGTGPAGYAAYYMTYFPDQAMATHNNYLDVLSQTGLVGMAFFLWFLIALGREIYRIWRWAGVSDAQARALAAGLIGGFTGLLLAMGLGDWFLPFPYTQTIAGYRYTVWGWIFAGAAVAMGHYYRSLRLQRLHATRMRSLRS, translated from the coding sequence GTGAGCGGGCTGGCCTTGTTGCGCGTCATTGAGCATCCGTTGCGGCGTCTGCAGTCGATCCCCCCTGCTGGATGGGGGATGGGGCTGGGGCTATTGCTCGCCCCGCTGATGGGCGCTCTGGTCCTTACCGCGCGGGGCCGGTGGCTGGCCCTGGGGGGGCTGAGCCTTCTGGCCTTCCCCGCCTTGCTCTTCCTCAGCCGTTATTCGGTGGAGTTGATCGTTTTCGCCTCGCTGTTCATCCCCTTCACCCTCTCCACCGGATCCCAGAGCCCGCTGGTGGCCAGCCTGCTTCTCACGGGCCTGTTCGGGGGGATCTGGCTGCTCCGCCTGGCCTTCGAACGGGAGCGGGAGCGCTGGCCGAAGACCGCCGCCACCGCGCCGGTCCTTGGGTTCATGATCGTCTCGCTGATCTCGTTTTTCTGGGGCGAGATCTGGCGGGATCCCATGATCCCCTCGTGGTTTCTGTTCCGGGCCCGCCTGGGCGGGTTGGGGGTGATGTGGCTCTCCCCTCTGGCGTTCTGGCTGGCCGCCGCTCATCTGCGCCATCCCCGGCAGGTGGACCGGCTGGTCGGGATGTTCCTGATCGCCGGCGTCCTGGGGGCGATTCAGATCGTGGCCGGGCGGCCGCTTTTCCCGTTTCTCAACACCGGTGGCCTCTTCCCGCTCTGGCTGTTCAGTTTCGGGGCCGCTCTCCTTTTGTTCCGCCCGATGCCGTGGGGGCTCCGCATCGGCCTGGGCCTTCTCCTGGGGATCTGGGGATGGTATGTCCTGGTCCCGGGGATCTCCTGGATCAGCGGATGGCTCCCGCCCATCGCCGCCCTCCTGGTCGTGGCCTGGTTGCGCTCCCGCAAGCTCTTCGCGCTCCTTGTGGCGCTTCTGCTGATCCTGGGGTTGCTTTACTGGGAACCCCTCCGCTTCTGGGTGTTCGATTACAACTACGAGACCAGCGGGAGCACCCGGCTCCAGGCATGGGCGCGCAACTGGCAGGTCACCCGGGAGCACTTGCTGTTCGGGACGGGGCCAGCCGGCTATGCGGCGTATTACATGACCTACTTTCCGGATCAAGCGATGGCTACCCATAACAACTATCTCGATGTGCTCTCCCAGACCGGCCTGGTCGGCATGGCCTTCTTCCTGTGGTTCCTCATCGCCCTGGGTCGGGAGATCTATCGCATCTGGCGCTGGGCCGGTGTCTCCGACGCGCAGGCCCGGGCCCTGGCGGCGGGGCTGATCGGCGGGTTCACCGGCCTGCTGCTGGCCATGGGTTTGGGGGACTGGTTCCTTCCCTTCCCCTACACCCAGACGATCGCCGGGTATCGCTACACCGTGTGGGGCTGGATCTTCGCCGGGGCGGCCGTGGCCATGGGCCACTACTACCGGAGCCTCCGGCTGCAACGGTTGCACGCCACCCGCATGCGGAGCCTTCGATCATGA